A window of Oncorhynchus keta strain PuntledgeMale-10-30-2019 unplaced genomic scaffold, Oket_V2 Un_contig_7345_pilon_pilon, whole genome shotgun sequence genomic DNA:
ATCCTGCTTCATGCTACAGTCTAATGCTTCCATATCCTCCTTCATGCTACAGTCTAATGCTTCCATATCCTGCTTCATGCTACAGTCTAATGCTTCCATATCCTGCTTCATGCTACAGTCTAATGCTTCCATATCCTGCTTCATGCTACAGTCTAATGCTTCCATATCCTGCTTCATGCTACAGTCTAATGCTTCCATATCCTGCTTCATGCTACAGTCTAATGCTTCCATATCCTGCTTCATGCTACAGTCTAATGCTTCCATATCCTGCTTCATGCTACAGTCTAATGCTTCCATATCCTGCTTCATGCTACAGTCTAATGCTTCCATATACTGCTTCATGCTACAGTCTAATGCTTCCATATCCTGCTTCATGCTACAGTCTAATGCTTCCACATCTGGAGAACCTGGGTCTCTTTTTCTTTCAAAACACCCTCTcattcccttctcctctcctgttctctttccctccttcttcccttccctccttccctcctcccctccttctctctcctcctgcagatGTTGGTGAAGCAGAAAGAGGCTAACAGACAGAGTATGATCCTGCTGCAGAACGCTGACCCCAGCCTGCAGCTGATCAAGGCTCTGGAGGATGTGGCTAATGTTACCAAGACTCTGGAGCAGGAGAGACTGCTGCATCACCAGAAGGTAGGTATGTCTGAGACTGTCTGTTTAGTGTGCGGCAGAGCTTCGTTCCATCCTTGGCAAGGGAGAGGAGACGGTGTGTTGTCAGTGGAACAAGGAGGATACAACAGAAGAGCCTCAGTGAAATCAATACAGGTTTAATCACAAGGCTCAAGTCTTCTCTTACACAGCACTTCAAAATGTTCTTGGTGAAAATGCCAGGTGTTGTAGAGTGAACGTTAACACACACTCCTATATGGTCTCAACTTGTGGTGCTTAGAATG
This region includes:
- the LOC127926296 gene encoding shootin-1-like; protein product: MLVKQKEANRQSMILLQNADPSLQLIKALEDVANVTKTLEQERLLHHQKVKALEAELQEYSLKQQIAELQSQLELMEEGEERDRGMSAGSREEEP